The following proteins come from a genomic window of Streptomyces sp. GS7:
- a CDS encoding DUF6104 family protein, whose protein sequence is MYFTDRGIEELENRRGEEEVTLGWVADQLRTFVDLNPDFEVPVERLATWLARLDDEDDE, encoded by the coding sequence GTGTATTTCACTGACCGCGGCATCGAGGAGCTGGAGAACCGGCGCGGCGAGGAGGAGGTCACCCTCGGCTGGGTGGCCGACCAGCTGCGGACGTTCGTCGACCTCAACCCGGACTTCGAGGTGCCGGTGGAGCGCCTGGCCACCTGGCTGGCCCGGCTCGACGACGAGGACGACGAGTAG
- a CDS encoding DUF4097 family beta strand repeat-containing protein, producing the protein MSARSEWSISAPRKLEIEEPVSALQVRLAGGTVNVVGTCDGSPARLEISELDGPPVTVSCTDGTLSIGYEDLPLKGFLKYLDRKGWRRGAVVSVAVPAATRVEVAVVGAAAVVSGVSGPTELHGVNGEGTLVGLSGPVRAETVTGNVVAQSLTGDLRFNSVSGDLTVIDGTGGTVRADTVSGDMVIDLDPAAVTDINLTTVSGEIAIRLPDPADARVEANTASGAVANAFDDLRVSGQWGAKKITGSLGAGTGRLKATTVSGALSLLRRPAFEGPEVGGASGGGPAPDPYDGPAPSAPSTPPAEKKVL; encoded by the coding sequence ATGTCAGCCCGGAGCGAATGGTCGATCTCCGCACCACGCAAGCTGGAGATCGAGGAGCCCGTCAGCGCGCTGCAGGTGCGGCTGGCCGGCGGCACCGTCAACGTCGTCGGCACCTGTGACGGCAGCCCGGCCCGCCTGGAGATCAGCGAGCTGGACGGCCCGCCGGTGACGGTGTCCTGCACGGACGGCACCCTCTCCATCGGATACGAGGACCTCCCCCTGAAGGGGTTCCTGAAGTACCTCGACCGCAAGGGGTGGCGCCGCGGCGCGGTGGTCTCGGTGGCCGTGCCGGCCGCCACCCGCGTCGAGGTCGCGGTGGTCGGCGCCGCCGCGGTCGTCTCCGGCGTCTCGGGGCCCACGGAGCTGCACGGCGTCAACGGCGAGGGCACCCTCGTCGGCCTGTCCGGCCCGGTGAGGGCCGAGACCGTCACCGGCAACGTCGTGGCGCAGAGCCTGACCGGCGACCTCCGGTTCAACTCCGTCTCGGGGGACCTGACGGTGATCGACGGGACCGGCGGCACAGTGCGCGCCGACACCGTCAGCGGCGACATGGTCATCGACCTGGACCCGGCGGCCGTCACCGACATCAACCTGACGACGGTCTCCGGGGAGATCGCCATCCGGCTGCCCGACCCGGCCGACGCCCGGGTGGAGGCCAACACCGCGAGCGGCGCGGTCGCCAACGCCTTCGACGATCTGCGGGTCAGTGGCCAGTGGGGCGCCAAGAAGATCACCGGCTCGCTGGGCGCCGGCACCGGCCGCCTCAAGGCCACCACCGTCTCCGGGGCGCTCTCCCTGCTGCGCCGCCCCGCCTTCGAGGGGCCCGAGGTCGGCGGCGCGTCCGGCGGCGGCCCGGCCCCCGACCCGTACGACGGCCCCGCACCGTCCGCCCCGTCCACCCCGCCCGCAGAGAAGAAGGTGCTCTGA
- a CDS encoding PadR family transcriptional regulator codes for MPPVFAHGRLRLYLLKLLDEAPRHGYEIIRLLEERFQGLYAPSAGTVYPRLAKLEAEGLVTHATEGGRKVYSITGAGRAELADRGGELADLELEIRESVAALASDIREDVSGSARDLRREIREAAQQARKGDRGRRGDRGAGERPFPEASDYFDGAFGDKDSWRQAKEEFRRAKEEWKEQARRAKEESRRARQDAQRARKQARDAQVFAREEIQRVIRSVQDSTQGAVRSGDWSGAVREALSEVSREIGRYTGAPSGPGGTGEHTGPAADEVRVTVERPDLSKEPPATATEPPAAEAPPAPAWAAEPGSGDPARDFDRLLDRFRDDLRDAARDHGVTAEQLRESRRRLSTAAAHIGALLRRPEEHPSGAQGDD; via the coding sequence ATGCCCCCCGTCTTCGCCCATGGCCGCCTCCGGCTCTACCTCCTCAAGCTGCTGGACGAGGCCCCGCGGCACGGCTACGAGATCATCCGCCTCCTGGAGGAGCGCTTCCAGGGGCTGTACGCCCCCTCCGCCGGCACGGTCTACCCCCGGCTGGCCAAGCTGGAAGCCGAGGGCCTGGTGACGCACGCGACCGAGGGGGGTCGCAAGGTCTACTCGATCACCGGCGCCGGCCGCGCCGAACTCGCCGACCGGGGAGGCGAGTTGGCCGATCTGGAGCTGGAGATCCGGGAGTCGGTCGCGGCGCTCGCCTCGGACATCCGGGAGGACGTCAGCGGCTCGGCGCGCGATCTGCGCCGGGAGATCCGGGAGGCCGCCCAGCAGGCCAGGAAGGGCGACCGCGGGCGACGGGGCGACCGGGGCGCCGGCGAGCGGCCGTTCCCGGAAGCCTCCGACTACTTCGACGGCGCGTTCGGGGACAAGGACTCCTGGCGGCAGGCGAAGGAGGAGTTCCGGCGCGCCAAGGAGGAGTGGAAGGAGCAGGCCCGGCGCGCCAAGGAGGAGAGCCGGCGCGCCAGGCAGGACGCCCAGCGGGCCCGCAAACAGGCCAGGGACGCCCAGGTGTTCGCGCGCGAGGAGATCCAGCGGGTCATCAGGAGCGTGCAGGACAGCACCCAGGGGGCGGTCCGCTCCGGCGACTGGTCGGGCGCGGTGCGCGAGGCGCTGTCCGAGGTGTCCCGCGAGATCGGACGCTACACCGGCGCCCCGTCCGGCCCCGGAGGGACCGGCGAGCACACCGGGCCCGCGGCGGACGAGGTCCGCGTCACGGTCGAGCGGCCGGACCTGTCCAAGGAGCCCCCGGCGACGGCCACGGAGCCGCCGGCCGCCGAGGCCCCGCCCGCCCCGGCGTGGGCGGCCGAGCCCGGCAGCGGCGATCCGGCCCGCGACTTCGACCGGCTGCTGGACCGCTTCCGCGACGACCTGCGGGACGCGGCCCGCGACCACGGCGTCACGGCCGAGCAGCTGCGGGAATCGCGCCGCCGGCTGTCGACCGCCGCCGCGCACATCGGCGCCCTGCTGCGCCGCCCCGAGGAGCACCCCTCGGGCGCGCAGGGCGACGACTAG
- a CDS encoding antibiotic biosynthesis monooxygenase: protein MPLATDLPDFRRPDAATVLVSAWLVPDAGMQRPAADAVLAGWEHQRRPDAMLALSAFLSTDGGHVLNYAQWTDDAAHLEWAHTRRPAAVGRIDEALPGIRRPGLIRYRRHRSHVPEAPAATRPAFLTTPAFATTGPDAQRALADTVVGMLDRERVPGLLGAHLHLSRDGDRVLNIAEWADADAWREFTAGGAADRLRAAIGALPGVTPVPAVPVDDPAATAPAAPSVARYRLHGTVVNIPSPRSR from the coding sequence ATGCCTCTCGCCACCGACCTCCCCGACTTCCGGCGCCCCGACGCCGCCACCGTTCTCGTCAGCGCCTGGCTCGTACCGGACGCCGGCATGCAGCGCCCGGCGGCGGACGCGGTGCTCGCCGGCTGGGAGCACCAGCGGCGCCCGGACGCGATGCTGGCGCTGAGCGCCTTCCTGAGCACCGACGGCGGCCATGTCCTCAACTACGCGCAGTGGACGGACGACGCGGCGCACCTGGAGTGGGCGCACACCCGGCGCCCGGCGGCCGTCGGCCGGATCGACGAGGCCCTGCCAGGCATCCGCCGCCCCGGCCTGATCCGCTACCGCCGTCACCGCAGCCACGTCCCCGAGGCGCCCGCCGCGACCCGGCCCGCCTTCCTGACCACCCCCGCCTTCGCCACCACCGGCCCGGACGCCCAGCGGGCCCTCGCCGACACCGTCGTCGGCATGCTGGACCGCGAGCGGGTACCGGGGCTGCTCGGCGCCCATCTCCATCTCTCCCGGGACGGCGACCGGGTGCTCAACATCGCGGAGTGGGCGGACGCCGACGCCTGGCGGGAGTTCACCGCCGGGGGCGCCGCGGACCGGCTGCGGGCGGCGATCGGCGCCCTGCCCGGCGTCACGCCGGTACCGGCCGTCCCCGTGGACGACCCGGCGGCAACGGCCCCGGCGGCGCCCTCCGTCGCCCGCTACCGGCTGCACGGAACCGTGGTCAACATCCCGTCGCCGCGGTCCCGTTGA
- a CDS encoding HutD/Ves family protein: MRILRAERRAAVPWSNGGGLTREVAAHPPGAGWDAFAWRVSLADVTRDGPYSSLPGVRRILTVVDGAGLELTVDGAVHRLPGRFRPFAFPGAAATGSRLLGGPVVNLNVMCREGRATAAVTVVRGSREVAPGPRTTAVVVAVAGDTWLGAEAAGEPGVRLGRFDAAVWEPPGDAAAPVVVRTDGAAALIELSDVNGTAATGC, translated from the coding sequence GTGCGGATCCTGCGTGCGGAGCGGCGGGCGGCCGTGCCGTGGAGCAACGGCGGCGGGCTCACCCGCGAGGTCGCGGCCCACCCGCCGGGCGCCGGCTGGGACGCCTTCGCCTGGCGGGTGAGCCTGGCCGACGTCACCCGGGACGGCCCGTACTCCTCGCTGCCCGGCGTCCGGCGGATCCTCACCGTCGTCGACGGCGCCGGGCTGGAACTGACGGTGGACGGCGCCGTGCACCGACTGCCCGGCCGCTTCCGCCCGTTCGCCTTCCCCGGTGCCGCCGCCACCGGCTCCCGGCTGCTCGGCGGCCCGGTCGTCAACCTGAACGTGATGTGCCGGGAGGGACGGGCGACGGCGGCCGTCACGGTGGTGCGGGGAAGCCGGGAGGTGGCGCCGGGGCCGCGCACCACGGCCGTGGTGGTCGCGGTGGCGGGCGACACCTGGCTCGGTGCCGAGGCGGCGGGGGAGCCGGGCGTGCGGCTGGGGCGGTTCGACGCGGCGGTGTGGGAGCCGCCGGGGGACGCGGCGGCGCCGGTGGTGGTACGGACGGACGGGGCCGCGGCGCTGATCGAGCTGTCCGACGTCAACGGGACCGCGGCGACGGGATGTTGA
- a CDS encoding zinc-binding dehydrogenase has protein sequence MFAAYAARIDRDQPLNGLELGERPAPGTRPGWTTVDVKAASLNHHDLWTLRGVGITEDALPMILGCDAAGVDQDGNEVVLHSVIGQTGHGVGPAEKPSILTERYQGSFAEQVTVPTWNVLPKPKELSFEEAACLPTAWLTAYRMLFTNAGVRPGDSVLVQGAGGGVATAAIVLGAAAGLRVFATSRDETKRKRAVELGAEAAFATGERLPGRVDAVIETVGAATWSHSVKSLRPGGTLVISGATSGFTPKSGELNRIFFLELKIVGSTMGSKEELAGLLSFCAAKGIRPVIDSTLPLDRAREGFAKMAEGELFGKIVLTV, from the coding sequence ATGTTTGCTGCCTACGCCGCCCGCATCGACCGCGACCAGCCGCTGAACGGCCTCGAATTGGGGGAGCGCCCGGCCCCCGGGACCCGCCCCGGCTGGACGACCGTCGACGTGAAGGCCGCCTCCCTCAACCACCACGACCTGTGGACGCTGCGCGGCGTCGGGATCACCGAGGACGCGCTCCCGATGATCCTCGGCTGCGACGCCGCCGGAGTCGACCAGGACGGCAACGAGGTCGTCCTGCACTCCGTCATCGGGCAGACCGGCCACGGCGTCGGCCCCGCCGAGAAGCCCTCCATCCTCACCGAGCGCTACCAGGGCAGCTTCGCCGAGCAGGTCACCGTCCCCACCTGGAACGTGCTCCCCAAGCCGAAGGAACTCTCCTTCGAGGAGGCCGCCTGCCTGCCCACCGCCTGGCTGACCGCGTACCGGATGCTGTTCACCAACGCGGGCGTACGGCCCGGGGACAGCGTGCTGGTCCAGGGCGCGGGCGGCGGTGTGGCGACCGCCGCCATCGTGCTCGGCGCCGCCGCCGGCCTGCGGGTCTTCGCCACCAGCCGGGACGAGACCAAGCGCAAGCGGGCCGTGGAGCTGGGCGCCGAGGCGGCGTTCGCGACCGGCGAGCGGCTGCCGGGGCGGGTGGACGCGGTCATCGAGACGGTCGGCGCCGCGACCTGGTCGCACTCCGTCAAGTCCCTCCGGCCCGGCGGCACCCTGGTGATCTCGGGCGCCACCAGCGGCTTCACCCCCAAGAGCGGTGAACTCAACCGGATCTTCTTCCTGGAGCTGAAGATCGTCGGCTCCACGATGGGCAGCAAGGAGGAGCTGGCCGGCCTGCTCAGCTTCTGTGCCGCCAAGGGCATCCGGCCGGTCATCGACTCCACTCTGCCGCTGGACCGGGCGCGTGAGGGCTTCGCGAAGATGGCGGAGGGTGAGCTGTTCGGGAAGATCGTGCTGACGGTGTGA
- a CDS encoding NAD(P)-dependent malic enzyme yields the protein MAAEIVNPRSDSETGAEGPDATSGEFFDPAFALHRGGKMAIQATVPVRDRDDLSLAYTPGVAKVCSAIAEQPELVHDYTWKSQVVAVVTDGTAVLGLGDIGPEASLPVMEGKAILFKQFGGVDAVPIALATTDTDEIVDTVARLAPSFGGVNLEDISAPRCFEIERRLQERLDIPVFHDDQHGTAVVTLAALRNAAKLTGRELGDLRAVISGAGAAGVAIAKILINAGIGDVAVCDRKGIVSADREDLTDVKRELAGFTNKVGLTGALEAALDGADVFIGVSGGTVPEEAVAKMAKDSLIFAMANPNPEIHPDVAHKYAAVVATGRSDFPNQINNVLAFPGIFAGAMQVRASQITEGMKLAAAEALAAVVADELSADCVIPSPFDERVAPAVTAAVAAAARAEGVARR from the coding sequence GTGGCAGCGGAGATCGTCAATCCTCGCAGCGACAGCGAAACGGGCGCGGAAGGGCCGGACGCCACGTCCGGCGAGTTCTTCGACCCGGCCTTCGCGCTGCATCGCGGCGGCAAGATGGCCATCCAGGCGACCGTGCCGGTGCGCGACAGGGACGACCTGTCCCTCGCGTACACGCCGGGTGTCGCCAAGGTGTGCAGCGCCATCGCAGAGCAGCCAGAGCTCGTGCACGACTACACATGGAAGTCCCAGGTCGTGGCCGTGGTCACGGACGGCACCGCCGTGCTGGGCCTGGGCGACATCGGCCCGGAAGCCTCGCTCCCCGTGATGGAGGGCAAGGCCATCCTCTTCAAGCAGTTCGGCGGCGTGGACGCGGTCCCGATCGCGCTCGCCACCACCGACACCGACGAGATCGTGGACACCGTCGCGCGGCTGGCGCCGTCCTTCGGCGGCGTCAACCTGGAGGACATCTCGGCACCGCGGTGCTTCGAGATCGAGCGCAGGCTCCAGGAGCGGCTGGACATCCCGGTCTTCCACGACGACCAGCACGGCACCGCGGTGGTCACCCTCGCCGCGCTGCGCAACGCCGCCAAGCTCACCGGGCGCGAGCTCGGCGACCTGCGGGCGGTCATCTCGGGTGCCGGCGCGGCCGGTGTCGCCATCGCCAAGATCCTCATCAACGCCGGCATCGGCGATGTCGCGGTGTGCGACCGCAAGGGCATCGTCTCGGCGGACCGCGAGGACCTCACGGACGTCAAGCGCGAGCTGGCCGGCTTCACCAACAAGGTGGGCCTGACCGGCGCGTTGGAGGCCGCGCTGGACGGCGCCGACGTCTTCATCGGGGTCTCCGGCGGCACCGTGCCGGAGGAGGCGGTGGCGAAGATGGCGAAGGACTCGCTGATCTTCGCGATGGCCAACCCCAACCCGGAGATCCACCCGGACGTCGCCCACAAGTACGCGGCCGTCGTCGCCACCGGCCGCAGCGACTTCCCGAACCAGATCAACAACGTGCTGGCCTTCCCCGGCATCTTCGCCGGCGCGATGCAGGTGCGCGCCTCGCAGATCACCGAGGGCATGAAGCTCGCCGCCGCGGAGGCGCTGGCCGCCGTCGTCGCCGACGAGCTCAGCGCCGACTGCGTCATCCCCTCGCCGTTCGACGAGCGGGTCGCCCCGGCCGTCACCGCGGCCGTGGCCGCCGCCGCCCGCGCGGAGGGCGTCGCCCGCCGCTGA
- a CDS encoding ABC transporter substrate-binding protein — protein sequence MTAETTRRAAAGRSGRSSKSGKGIAAIAAVTASLLLLSACGDQTQEAKARRAAQKNRDTSAPLFKMLPKDVQDKAMLQVGSDITYKPVEYRSNGAVAGIDPDLAEAMGKELGIKLNFNNATFDTLMGGLKSKRYDIAMSAMTDTKDRQQGIDSGTGKKIGEGVDFVDYLNVGVSLYTQKGKTNGIDSWETLCGKKLAVQRGTVSDDLAKDKSKACETNGQQPISIEAFDNDSEAQTRLRTGGVDAVSSDYPVAAYAVKVSGGGNDFQMVGGGPLKAAPYGIAVPKDQQQLRDALKAAVELAIKNGSYAKVLQKWDVKDAAVKDVQLNGGS from the coding sequence ATGACCGCAGAGACCACCCGTCGCGCGGCGGCCGGCAGGTCAGGTAGGTCCAGCAAGTCCGGTAAGGGCATCGCCGCGATAGCCGCGGTCACCGCTTCGCTGCTGCTGCTCAGCGCGTGCGGTGACCAGACCCAGGAGGCGAAGGCCCGGCGGGCGGCGCAGAAGAACCGCGACACCAGTGCGCCGTTGTTCAAGATGCTGCCGAAGGACGTCCAGGACAAGGCCATGCTCCAGGTCGGTTCGGACATCACGTACAAGCCGGTGGAGTACCGCTCGAACGGCGCGGTCGCGGGCATCGATCCGGACCTCGCGGAGGCGATGGGCAAGGAACTGGGCATCAAGCTCAATTTCAACAACGCCACCTTCGACACCCTCATGGGCGGTCTGAAGTCCAAGCGCTACGACATCGCGATGTCGGCGATGACGGACACCAAGGACCGTCAGCAGGGCATCGACAGCGGCACCGGAAAGAAGATCGGTGAGGGCGTCGACTTCGTCGACTACCTCAACGTCGGCGTCTCGCTCTACACGCAGAAGGGCAAGACCAACGGCATCGACAGCTGGGAGACGCTGTGCGGCAAGAAGCTCGCCGTGCAGCGCGGCACGGTCTCCGACGACCTGGCCAAGGACAAGTCCAAGGCATGTGAGACCAACGGCCAGCAGCCCATCTCCATCGAGGCGTTCGACAACGACTCCGAGGCCCAGACGCGGCTGCGCACCGGCGGCGTGGACGCGGTCTCCAGCGACTACCCGGTCGCGGCGTACGCGGTGAAGGTCTCCGGCGGCGGCAACGACTTCCAGATGGTCGGCGGTGGCCCGCTCAAGGCGGCGCCGTACGGCATCGCCGTCCCCAAGGACCAGCAGCAGCTGCGCGACGCGCTCAAGGCCGCCGTGGAGCTCGCGATCAAGAACGGCTCGTACGCCAAGGTCCTGCAGAAGTGGGACGTCAAGGACGCCGCGGTCAAGGACGTGCAGCTCAACGGCGGCTCCTGA
- a CDS encoding amino acid ABC transporter permease: MSVDVDKPAEPPAAPPPAQPEPIKAIPVRHYGRWVAALVVIGLLALLVKAFAAGKVNWGAIPDYMFNADILKGLRNTLWITLLAMVIGIVLGVILAVMRQSKNPVTSTVAWFYIWFFRGTPVYVQLFLWFNLGLVFQYIDIMPIYKDEWSDFMTPFLCALLGLGLNEAAYMAEICRAGLNAVDEGQTEAAHALGMSHGKTLRRIVVPQAMRVIVPPTGNEVINMLKTSSLVIAVQYYDLLQAAQNVGRDSGVVVEMLILAAAWYLIATTVLSIGQFYLERYYARGSSRQLPPTPFQRLKAKLAGPNRAGGAA; the protein is encoded by the coding sequence GTGTCAGTTGACGTCGACAAGCCGGCCGAGCCGCCGGCTGCCCCTCCGCCGGCCCAGCCCGAGCCCATCAAAGCCATTCCGGTCCGCCACTACGGGCGCTGGGTCGCCGCGCTCGTCGTCATCGGGCTGCTCGCGCTGCTCGTCAAGGCGTTCGCCGCCGGGAAGGTCAACTGGGGCGCGATACCGGACTACATGTTCAACGCGGACATCCTCAAGGGTCTGCGGAACACCCTGTGGATCACGCTGCTGGCCATGGTCATCGGCATCGTGCTGGGTGTGATCCTCGCGGTCATGCGGCAGTCGAAGAACCCGGTGACCTCGACGGTCGCGTGGTTCTACATCTGGTTCTTCCGCGGCACCCCGGTCTACGTCCAGCTGTTCCTGTGGTTCAACCTCGGCCTGGTCTTCCAGTACATCGACATCATGCCGATCTACAAGGACGAGTGGTCGGACTTCATGACCCCGTTCCTGTGCGCGCTGCTGGGCCTGGGACTCAACGAGGCCGCGTACATGGCCGAGATCTGCCGAGCCGGCCTCAACGCCGTCGACGAGGGCCAGACCGAGGCGGCGCACGCGCTGGGCATGAGCCACGGCAAGACGCTGCGCCGGATCGTCGTGCCGCAGGCGATGCGGGTGATCGTGCCGCCGACCGGCAACGAGGTCATCAACATGCTCAAGACCTCGTCCCTGGTCATCGCCGTCCAGTATTACGACCTGCTCCAGGCCGCGCAGAACGTCGGCCGGGACTCCGGTGTCGTGGTCGAGATGCTGATCCTGGCCGCCGCCTGGTACCTGATCGCCACGACGGTGCTGAGCATCGGCCAGTTCTACCTGGAGCGCTACTACGCCCGCGGCTCCAGCCGCCAGCTTCCGCCCACCCCGTTCCAGCGCCTCAAGGCGAAGCTGGCCGGCCCGAACCGCGCCGGAGGTGCGGCATGA
- a CDS encoding amino acid ABC transporter ATP-binding protein has product MVKAEGVHKSFGSAHILKGIDLEVAPREVFCLIGPSGSGKSTFLRCINHLEKINAGRLSVDGELVGYREHHGKLYELRDREVAARRRDIGMVFQRFNLFPHMTAVENIMEAPVQVKGESKASARERAVKLLDRVGLADKAGNYPSQLSGGQQQRVAIARALAMEPKLMLFDEPTSALDPELVGDVLDVMKDLAADGMTMVVVTHEMGFAREVGDSLVFMDDGVVVESGHPREVLTNPQHERTQSFLSKVL; this is encoded by the coding sequence ATGGTGAAGGCCGAGGGCGTCCACAAGTCCTTCGGCTCGGCCCACATCCTCAAGGGCATCGACCTGGAGGTGGCGCCCCGGGAGGTCTTCTGCCTGATCGGCCCGTCCGGCTCCGGCAAGTCGACGTTCCTGCGGTGCATCAACCACCTGGAGAAGATCAACGCCGGCCGGCTGTCGGTGGACGGCGAACTGGTCGGCTACCGCGAGCACCACGGCAAGCTCTACGAGCTGCGCGACCGCGAGGTCGCCGCCCGGCGCCGCGACATCGGCATGGTCTTCCAGCGCTTCAACCTCTTCCCGCACATGACCGCGGTGGAGAACATCATGGAGGCGCCGGTCCAGGTCAAGGGCGAGTCCAAGGCGTCCGCGCGGGAGCGGGCGGTCAAGCTGCTGGACCGGGTCGGCCTGGCCGACAAGGCCGGCAACTACCCCTCGCAGCTCTCCGGCGGGCAGCAGCAGCGGGTGGCCATCGCCCGCGCGCTGGCCATGGAGCCCAAGCTGATGCTCTTCGACGAGCCGACCTCGGCCCTCGACCCGGAGCTGGTCGGCGACGTCCTGGACGTCATGAAGGACCTGGCCGCGGACGGTATGACGATGGTCGTGGTGACCCACGAGATGGGCTTCGCCCGCGAGGTCGGCGACTCGCTGGTCTTCATGGACGACGGCGTGGTGGTCGAGTCCGGCCACCCGCGCGAGGTCCTGACCAACCCGCAGCACGAGCGGACCCAGTCGTTCCTGTCCAAGGTCCTCTGA
- a CDS encoding class I SAM-dependent methyltransferase: protein MTETAMGDDWQTWQDSWDRQQEWYMPDREERFRVMLDMVEALVGPAPRVLDLACGTGSISDRLLKRFPKAESVGVDLDPALLAIAQGHFAGEDRIRFVRADLKDPQWTALLPYDSYDAVLTATALHWLHSEDLRGLYGQLGGLVRDGGVFLNADHMPDGSTPRIDAAERAFRHARMDRAKEAGAVDWAEWWQLAAADPRLAGPTAERFAIYGEHADGDTPSVRWHAQVLREAGFAEARAVWASPTDSLVLALK, encoded by the coding sequence ATGACCGAGACCGCCATGGGCGACGACTGGCAGACGTGGCAGGACAGTTGGGACCGGCAGCAGGAGTGGTACATGCCCGACCGCGAGGAGCGGTTCCGGGTGATGCTCGACATGGTCGAGGCGCTGGTGGGCCCGGCGCCCAGGGTGCTCGATCTGGCATGCGGTACCGGCAGCATCTCCGACCGGCTGCTGAAGCGGTTCCCGAAGGCCGAGAGCGTGGGCGTCGACCTGGACCCGGCCCTCCTGGCCATCGCGCAGGGCCACTTCGCGGGCGAGGACCGGATCCGCTTCGTCCGGGCCGACCTCAAGGACCCGCAGTGGACCGCCCTGCTGCCGTACGACTCGTACGACGCGGTGCTGACCGCGACGGCGCTGCACTGGCTGCACTCGGAGGACCTGCGGGGGCTCTACGGGCAGCTGGGCGGGCTCGTCCGGGACGGCGGGGTGTTCCTCAACGCCGACCACATGCCCGACGGTTCCACACCGCGGATCGACGCCGCCGAGCGGGCGTTCCGGCACGCGCGGATGGACCGCGCCAAGGAAGCCGGCGCGGTCGACTGGGCCGAGTGGTGGCAGCTGGCCGCCGCCGACCCGCGGCTGGCCGGGCCGACCGCCGAGCGCTTCGCGATCTACGGCGAGCACGCGGACGGCGACACCCCCTCCGTGCGGTGGCACGCCCAGGTGCTGCGTGAGGCGGGCTTCGCGGAGGCGCGCGCCGTATGGGCGTCGCCGACGGACAGCCTCGTGCTGGCGCTGAAGTAG
- a CDS encoding CGNR zinc finger domain-containing protein, with amino-acid sequence MELAYYSDYAVRLVNTEQPERGEDTLTSVEAVRELFGPAQQAARRATDSDVTRLRQVRTRLRAVFEAADGGDEVRAVDLLNALMMEFPVSPQISGHEHRDDGGRPKWHLHIADHAANATAGYTATACMGLAFHLTELGVDRLGICEARPCRNAYLDTSTNRSRRYCSDRCATRANVAAYRARKRLESERTGRTADQAQAATARGEH; translated from the coding sequence GTGGAACTGGCCTATTACTCGGACTACGCCGTGCGGCTGGTCAACACCGAGCAGCCCGAGCGCGGCGAAGACACCCTCACCTCGGTCGAGGCGGTGCGCGAACTCTTCGGCCCCGCCCAGCAGGCCGCCCGGCGCGCCACCGACAGCGACGTGACCCGGCTGCGCCAGGTGCGCACCCGGCTGCGCGCCGTCTTCGAGGCCGCCGACGGTGGCGACGAGGTACGGGCCGTGGACCTGCTCAACGCCCTGATGATGGAGTTCCCGGTCAGCCCGCAGATCTCCGGCCACGAACACCGCGACGATGGAGGCCGCCCCAAGTGGCACCTGCACATCGCCGACCACGCGGCCAACGCCACCGCCGGCTACACCGCGACCGCCTGCATGGGCCTGGCCTTCCACCTCACCGAGCTGGGCGTGGACCGCCTGGGCATCTGCGAGGCGCGGCCGTGCCGCAACGCCTACCTCGACACCTCGACCAACCGGTCCCGGCGCTACTGCTCCGACCGCTGCGCCACCCGCGCCAACGTCGCCGCCTACCGCGCCCGCAAACGCCTGGAGAGCGAGCGCACCGGCCGCACCGCCGACCAGGCCCAGGCGGCCACCGCCCGCGGCGAGCACTGA
- the sodX gene encoding nickel-type superoxide dismutase maturation protease yields MPERVREPERDGGGVEPAHGGLLRSFGLAEVYNPSMVPTLRPGDQLVVQYGAAVRPGDVIVLRHPFRQDLLIVKRAVERRDGGWWVRGDNPYVENDSREFGAVPDELVVARAWARVRPPRGVQCSPRAVAAWAWSAVRPVRSLSRRLRAR; encoded by the coding sequence ATGCCGGAGCGGGTGCGGGAGCCGGAGCGGGACGGCGGCGGTGTGGAGCCGGCGCACGGCGGGCTGCTGCGGTCCTTCGGGCTGGCCGAGGTGTACAACCCGTCGATGGTGCCGACGCTCCGGCCGGGGGACCAGCTGGTGGTGCAGTACGGGGCCGCGGTGCGCCCCGGCGACGTCATCGTGCTGCGGCACCCGTTCCGGCAGGACCTGCTGATCGTCAAGCGGGCGGTGGAGCGTCGGGACGGCGGCTGGTGGGTGCGCGGCGACAACCCGTATGTCGAGAACGACAGCCGGGAGTTCGGGGCGGTGCCCGACGAGCTGGTGGTCGCCCGCGCCTGGGCGCGGGTCCGGCCGCCGCGCGGGGTTCAGTGCTCGCCGCGGGCGGTGGCCGCCTGGGCCTGGTCGGCGGTGCGGCCGGTGCGCTCGCTCTCCAGGCGTTTGCGGGCGCGGTAG